A segment of the Manis javanica isolate MJ-LG chromosome 10, MJ_LKY, whole genome shotgun sequence genome:
CACCCCAGCCTCTCCACCCTTCCTTGGACTCTCCCCACCCTTCTCTACTACATCAGGGTGCCACCACTTTAATCCAGGCACATTACGGTAATGCTCTTCCCATTATTTCCTCTGCCTCAGCCTCACTCCCACCTGTACCCTCCATGTTCACTAAAGAAGTTTTTCTAAAACAGAGTGTTTGAGCATGCCATGACTTTCaatgcttttccattttcttcagaaCACAACCCAAACACCTTAGCTAATCTTCCCATGCCTTTCCTAACTGACTGTTATCAGCATCTCCTGGCTAAAATCTGAACACCCAGCCTTCTCTTCATATTCTCCATGCCACTTCACACACGTCTCGATATTACTTGTAGTTTCCTGAATGTGATGTATTGTTTTACACCATCACGCCTTTATTCAAGCTTCTCCCCCTGCCATTCCTGCTCCGCATTCCCCAGGAAATTAAACTCTGTCATCACCTCCTTTCATAAGACTCTTGACTTTCTCCCCACATACACCCCAAACCCCAGAGCAGATAGAATTAACAAATTCATCTATTGTGCTTCCACAACAACTTTTTAAGACAGAAAACTCAGGTTTCACACATGTTGCATTTCATGACTCACTGGCCTTCTTGTTCACATCTCTCTCCAAACAAGAGTATAAGCTCTGGAGAGCAGGGACCAAACCGTACTGGCCTTTCTTATCCCAGCACCTAGCAGAGGACCTGGGAAATACAGAAGTAGGCCAAACTGCTGTAAACTGTTTGACAGTTTACaaagttttcttgtttcttttaacCAGTTTTAGTTTCAGTGATTGAgttttgggttttcattttatctttataacACCATTTTAAGAAAAGTTCAATTTTTATCTCAGTTCCCTTCTAATTGATGAGAAGAATATATTCACAAGAAGAAATCATTTGTTAAATACAATCATAAACAGAACCACCCTGTACCACTGTGCCCTGCACATGAGTGCTTGGCTTAAGGGAGTGTCCCCATCGATTCACTGTACCACACTCACACCACATGTGAAGGCCATACCCTGTTTCTAATTTGTGCAGTTACTCTACAACTAAGCATGGCCCTGATTGTAAATAATACACTAATGAAAAATTTTTGAATAATCACGGCAAAGACTGCTAACTATTGGtcaaattttatttcctcttcttctttgcCATAAgctagactacatttcccagaattccttGCAGTTACTGTGGCCATATGACTAGTTCTGGGCAATGGAATATGAGCAGAATGATAACTGTCATTTGGGGAACAAGGCTTATAAGAAGCTATGTCTTCTTCCTGCACTCATCCCACCTCACTTGGATGCAAAAAACCTGGGGAATGGCAGAGCAGAACTGCCATATGGAAGGTACCTGGGTCCCTGATTTATAATGTGGAGGAAAGTAACCTCACCCAGAAGAATCCCAGTTGGGATTTTACATGAGGAAGAAATTAAGTTCTAAAATGTGAAGCTGCTAAAATTTGTGGGAATATTTGTCACAGCAGTTAATGTGTCTCCAATGCTGAAATTGATACATATACTTGAATGTATTCTTGACCTTGCAGAATTCTTACAAATGCACTCCTCTCACGTACAAGACTATATTAATGTGAAATATATTCATAAGAATTCTGCAAGTTCAGAAAGATTAAATTCTTATGACTCTTCTTGATTCCCCAGTTTCCCTTCTCTCTGCTATTCAGTCTCCAATTCCATAGGTAGGAACCCAGAACTGAGACAAATTAGACTATTACTTAGAAATTCTTTCATATGTAGGTGTCATAAAATCCAGTCAACTAAAACCAAATAAGTAAAGGAAACGATGGATTGAAAAAGTTAGTCATTGGCACATTGGCCATTTAGCAAATTAACTTGAAACAGGTATGTCGAATATTCTGAAAAGAAGTTCAGGGAAAGGAAAGATGGAGGAGGAATGGTGGAGAGGGAATAAGAAGAGaggaataagagaagaaaaggaggaaaacccTTGGTCCCAGCCACTCACTGGCTACCCATCAAGTATAAATCCATAAACCCTCAAAATACGGATAATTATTTGTTTCCCTGCCTTAATCACATAAAAATAAGTGGCACGGTATTACTTGCAAAATAacaaataaggggaaaaaacaggACTATTTGCTTGCTGtggacattttaattttgtatttgaatttTGAACTGAAACACCTAAAACCTAGAAATGTTCAATGGTTGCTTGGTGATTTAATGTCAAAAGACTTTATCTACAGCCAGTAATCTTCAAGTTCCACCTGAAGTACAAAATGGGAAAGAGATGTCGATCATCTCCAGCTGACAGCCTGTGACCCACTACCTAAGTACTGGCTGTAGTAGACTAAGCTTTTAcgtttttttctttggtgataTGAAACAACTCCTTCCAAGGATTATTCAAATACAACCCAAGTTATATGCCCAAGATAATGAGATTTGGTAATATAATACATCAGTATTCCATCACTGAAATTGTAATCTTCTCCCAACCCAAATGCTCCTACTAAAACCAAGGAAGGCCACCGTCAGTTTTAAAGGAGGAATTTACTACTTTGctcttgagaaataaaaaatgccacCTATTTTAATGTATAATCAACAAAATCACCCAGAGTCAAATCCTATTTGATAAAATAGGACAGATtatgataaaaagaaatttaatatcacaaattaaaatgtctttGCATTTTTAGtggagtacttttttttttaacaattctaGTTGTCCACTAAAAAGTgtcatcagaaataaaatatccACATAGAACCAGAACATTCAAAAATACCATTACAAGGTAACTGTATTAATCCTCATTATTATcctcagtgtattaagatgcaaAATAATTGTTGGATTCTCTAAATTATATAAAGCAGTCTAGGTCATATCTTCCactttttttgttatttccaGGTTTTgagaaggaaatatattttcagaagATCACACACCAATGCTTATTGTTGGCATAGATTCAAATCTCAAGTAAGTACACACATTAAGCAAATGGACTGTATGCCAAAATTCTGTAAGTCAACTGTTTTGAACTGACAATTTAACTCTGGCAACATCATAAATGCAGTGCTGGTGTTTGAATCCACCCCTCAAAATCCTACTTAGCCTGTAACATTACACCAACCTACGCATTAGCCTAGAGTTCTGAGCCCTAGAAACGGGGGTTGAACCATTTCCTCCCGTTTCCATATTACAGAAGAACCTTGGGCAAATTTTGAAATAGGTCAAGGTTCTACAGAAATAGAACCCACAGAACTCAGGGCCCCTCTTAAAGTCCCTCCCCCTTAAAACCTTTCCTGCTTTATTCGGACTGGAGCGTTTGTGTTCTGAATCCCCACCGCCTCGCTAGTTCAGTCATTATGCCAATTcgcctttcttcctctttttataattGAAGTTATCTTGCTCCTCCCTCTCTTTGCCTAGAATCCTTCTTTCTCCAGCCCTCCCCCTACCCACCCACCGCCTTTCTCTCCTTTGCTCTGTGAAACTCCCACAGGGAAAGGGCTGGGGTTTACTCGTTTTTCCCGTAACAGCCTGGAGAGGAAGGACAAGAGAAATACAGCAAGTGTTAACTATTTTCTCTATGTGTGCTATTTATATATTGACTATATTTAGTGCCCATTTTTGACTAAGAAAATATCACGTTTAAGTTAATGCTGCCTACTTCACATTTTACAACGTCTCCCTGCTAAGCCTTGCCCCAGCCACTAATTTAGTATCCCACCTAGAACAGATGCTCAGGAAGTTCATATTAAACAGATACCAGCTTCTACTAccaaaaatacataattattacTGGCCAAAAGATAAAACACAGGGCTAGTACCAATTTCCATAAAGCAATGTCTGAGAAGCCATTCCAAAGTTCGGGCTCATCCTCTGACTTTCCTTTTCACAGTTTCACAGAAGTGGTTGAAAGACCCCACGGCATAAACTCCACAGCTTGTGAGGCAAGTTAAGGGAAGCTAACACTGGCGCGTGCGGCTTCAGGTGGGAGAACGCGAGCAGGTGCCCCGGGAGGTTGATCGGATGGTGTGTTCATATTCGGCCACCAGGGGGAGCCAGCCACTTTGGTAACCCGCCGCGACCCGCGCTGCTCCCGTCCGCCGTGTGGCCCCAGTCCCTGAAAGAACCATCTCTATTGACAGATTGAGGACCCTTCAGGGAAAAACTTCCCTAAAAACAAATCGAGGAAAGCCAGAGTTCCTAGACAGGTCTGTGTTCTCTACGCTTTCCATCTAGAACATCGCTGGGTTGTTATAACTCTCAGGAGTTCTAGAGCTCTTTGAGCCAGGGAACCAAATCAATGATAAAAACCAGACTTGTCTTGGGGGGCTCCAGGTGCGCAGGCGCAGCGCACTGCATCAGGCAGGGATTTATTCTGCTCCCTCACCATCGTTAACGGACTTCACTTAGAAAAATTAAATCGATGGCTAACACCGCGGATGACACCTGCACAGAGCGACCAAGGTCTCCAGCAAAAGGGAAACAGAaggtatataaaaaaataaatcagcaaaGGCTAAGGAGGACCCCTGTCTCCAGACACTGAAATGGGAAGCAGCTCGCTAGTTCCCTGGGGTGACTCCACCCTAGCCTGCAGCTGCGGCAGGTGTCCTGCACCCGCTAATGCCAAGGCCTCAGTGGGTCGCGCTCTCCTCCTCAAGTCTTTCAGTGTGAAAATTCTTTTACTGGGGGTAATCAgctaaaggcaaaatgaaatataaaattacataataattCAACTTAAATTTAAGAGACCATTCATACTGGTCACTGTCTTAGTAAGATGCCCTCATAGGTTAAAGACAGTATAAGCCAAAGAGAAGTGGTGCTTTTCCATTACCTCAGGGAAGGGTACTGGCTCAGAGGATTTTTCAGTGTTCTACAAAGTGATAGCAGCTGGTAATTTGTGTCGTTATTGTAACAGAATGGGAGAGTTTATGGAAAGCCATGCAACTCAAATCTCAAACAAGGACATAGCTTGAACATAAACTAAACCAAGAAAAAGAGATTACAAATTCATGGAAATTTTTTTACCTAAATGACCAACTCACCCTCATAAAATGTCTCTGTATCAATCAGGTACAGTTTAGGTTCCTGACCACTTTCACAGATCCCGAGAGAAGACATcttcttagaaaacaaaaatccaccTCCAGGTGCCCAGCATTTCAGTCTCAATGACCGTAAAGCCAAGCAGACATCTCATTTCCATCTGGCACCCCAAAGACTGCAGGAATCATCACTATCCCACCTTTGCTCTAAAAGGCCAGACAAAGCGTACTTGGGGCCCAAGGAGGGTCACAGAAAAGATTCAACACTCTGCACAGAGGCAGCTGACATTGCCCTGATCCTGACTGCTTGTCTTAATTAGTTTTGTCATGTTTTCTGCACTCGGGTCTTTATTACTGAGGATTTCTTATAGACATAAGGTCACTTTTACCTTCTTAATTGATTTCCCCTTGCTTTGAGTGTCAGAGACCATACCACAGCATCAAATACTTTTGATTCTGAAGATAACCcccctttttttaagttttgattgAGACTATGTCTTAAGAAGGATAGAACTCTaaaagaatagataaataaataagaaaacggCAGTCTAAAAGCTCTCATCAATATGAGAAAGAcaggaagatagaaagaaagaagccaaCAGTAACAGCCtagaatagtgcttggcacatagctgGTGCTTGAAAAATTGGTACTGAATGAATTACTTGGGAATCATATAAAGAgggaatgattaaaaataaataaatatttgaggagTATTCTGTGTTATTTTAGCTTTCTCCAATATGTTTTATGTGCCACTCCTTACGAAATGATAGACAGCAGCGTTGTGAGTTTGCATGGTTCCTTGAAGCTGCTTCCTGGACGATGAACTCTGCACTTGGACGACAAGCCAGCAATTAGAAAGCCCCTTTTACTCACCCTTTGCTGTGGAGACAGTTTCCTACATGCTGTTTTCGAGGAAAGTTTCTAGAATCAGACTGACCGTATTTGCTGTACATACTTACACAACGGCTCAATTTCTGCCTAAGGCTATGAAATTCTTCCACAAAGTCTTTTTGCTTGCAAACTTGCAATTGGAGTTGACCAAAAACGTCTTCCATGAAGAAGGACAGAAGCTGTTCTTGGAATCTGCAGTTTTtctataaataagataaaaaattgaGTAAGGTAAACCATGAACAGCTTTGTAAAATGTCACTGGAACATCCCCCTGATTATTGCTTAATGACCATCAAGAGGAATGAAAATGCAGGCAAAGAAGCATCAAACAAGTAGAAAcgaggaaaagaaaaaggcccTTTGGTTTACCATAaatagcttttttgttttcttctttaataatcGTATGTTTTTTATGCTGTCTTcctataataaaacaaaaagatgtaaGTTTTATCCAAAATTATAAATGTCCTTTAGGTCTCCGTGCTAAGCAGCACTTGATACTTACGGGAATCGTTGCTTTTAGCCATGCCGCCTTGAGATAGAGTGTGTCAACCGCTTGGGACAGCGTTCCCCTCGGGGAACAACTTCTGGTGAGGGAAGCTGACTTGTGCTTGGCAATGGCAAGCGACAGAATGACACACAGCAACCCAGACCTCAAAATGCAAGTCACCTGCATTTCCCTCCACCCTGCTCCAGCCAGTGTCACTCAGAGCAGGCACAGAGTTACTTGTGTTGGTTAGATAAGAGGATAACCTACTTACTTTAGCCCTCAAGGCTGCTCCTCCAATGAGATTCTGTGAAAGATAACCTACACTTTATGTAGAGGAAGATCACTTTGGTTGTTCTATTTTTGTTAGAGCTTGCTTCATAATCAAAAATGTTGACCACACTGTCTGTGACGTTCATTAAAAGCTCAAGTTTACTGTTAAGTTTGCCCAAACAGTCAGAACTCCAGCAACATATCACATCAGACCCCATTATTTTAAGTTCTGCCATGCCAATAAAAGAGCCTGACCTCCTGGGgggcatgtgattttttttaaattctcatatgaaaaaataaaaatctcctttTCTTATTAGTATCCCAGAAAATTTTAACCAAAGGAAAGAATGAGCAGTCCTAGGAAACCTGCTCAGGACTTCATATGGGTTTTACAGTCATCCTTCACCTGGCTCCTTTTTCCTCAGAAGCCATTGTTCTGCAACCAGCATCAAGAGAATACAAAAAATAAGTTTTCTAACTTTTATCAAGAATTTTTCCAGCTCAGTAATAGTAACTCTCATTAACGTATTCAAGACATGCTTGGAATTGGACCTGGGATAAAGGCCCACAGTTTGGGAGGTTCTCTCTCATCTCTGTCCAAGTTGACCACCTAGATTTTTCTTCTAGCTCTAGACTTCCAGTACAGTGTGAATTCCTTAAGGAAAGAGGCCCTATCTCTTAATCTTTGAATCCTCAGCTCCTGCCATGCTGCCTCTTCTAAAGAATCATATTCAATATTAGTTGAATAAATGCTTTCCTTTCACATCATGAGATGCTACTGAAACTGCCTTTTCTATTTATTCCATCAACAAATTTTTGCCAAGGATCTGACTAGACAAAGGATAGTGCTGGGTACCAGGCAGCTGTGAAGGCAGATGCACCATAGGCTCCTATCCTCAATTCTGTCCCAGTTCTTCCTGTGGTGGTAAGTATGGTTCATTTTGGGTAGCAGCCCCAAGGTAAGAAGGCAACACAGCCCAGAATTGTATACTGAGAGGCAGAGATACGTTGCCAAAGCCTAGAATGAAGAGAGTTCACAGAGCATCCAGGCAAGCCCACACTAGAAATCTGGTTGTGAGTATAAGATTCCTTAAACTAGGCCGAGTCAACAGCAAACATCAGAAGCCAACAGCAGTTTCTCAATCAAGGCGACCAGGGCTGGCAACAGGGCAAGGAGAAAGAATAACAGGAAAGGTCAAGCCCTAGGGAGTGTTTTCTGCTGTTTCCAGAAGTGCAGGGACCCTCTCTGAGGAGCACAAGCCTCCTGGCCGGAAGCACTACTGATGAAGGACACGCCCTCTGACATGAGAGGTTTCACAAAGAGCTGTTGCAGAAGGCAGCTGATCTGAAGTGCAAAGTGAGGTTCCacgaaattttataaaaattcaggaagaggaagaaggattCTTAGCTGGGAGTAGCTTAAAGAGTGTTTGAACTGCAGCATGAAAAACCctaaggattttgttttgttctggttTTTTTGAGTAGAGTAATGCCTACTATTCAAAGTTCCTTTAGACAAAAGAGTGTGAACACCAAGAATCAAAAGCCCAAATGCCTCACAGGGCATGGGATTAAAATAAACACCCTCAGTGGGTGGATACAAGACAATTGGGTCTAAATTGCTTATATTGTCACCAAGCCTAAAAGCTACCTAATTATATAGCCTATTAACATACTGTGTGGGTGCAATAAAAGGACCCAGAAAATACTGCCAAGAGCCATGTACTGCCTTGAGCAGCTCATTTAGGGTCCCTGATGTGTACCAATAAAACATTTAAGTGCAATTCAAATGGCTAATATTGATAAAGGAAATCAGTGGTGGGTTCTGACTGTTTTTTAATCTCTGGCAGCTGCATATCCACAAATGTCATATTCCTCAAATCACCATGGGCCAAAGAAGACCATCCATATTCCAGGGATGCCTCTGCTTTGGCTTACAGCCAGCTTACAACACCTGTGGTCATTCCTTGGTGACTGAAAACTCTATCACTCAGTTGATCATAGTCATTCTTCACCTAAGTCAGCAGACCTGCCTCATTAGGGTCCTTTAAACCATCAAATCTGACCTCAAAGGATGAATAGTGATCAATGTACAGGACACAGGTTCTGAGAGGTCCAAAGGGAGCTCCAGAAGTGGCCTAAATAATAGAAAAACCTTTAGAATAAGTACACAAAATATTCTTGAGGCACCAATTTGAAAGACAAGTCTCTGTTCATTTGGATGTGTCTTTATTATATCATTTTCACAAGTTTCTTATATAGAACTATATAAAATTGTTATTAATTAAAACATCTGGTGTTGAAACTCAGAGCCTCTCCTCACTAGTTGCATGGCCTTAGGAAAATTGCTAAtcctctctaagcttcagtttttgTCACCATTAAAATGGGACAGTAATTATACCTA
Coding sequences within it:
- the IL26 gene encoding interleukin-26, translating into MQVTCILRSGLLCVILSLAIAKHKSASLTRSCSPRGTLSQAVDTLYLKAAWLKATIPEDSIKNIRLLKKKTKKLFMKNCRFQEQLLSFFMEDVFGQLQLQVCKQKDFVEEFHSLRQKLSRCISCASSAREMKSITRMKRTFYGTGNKGIYKAISELGILLSWIKQFLESVK